TGACTGGATTGAAACCAAAGGCGAAATCAAATCCCACCACAATCTGGCTCTTCCAAGCGGAATGGAACTGGAACTCTGTGAACCTATCCGTGATCTGTACAAGGATGAAGTAAGGGAAATCGGAGACGAATTAGGCCTTCCTGCTACAACCGTATACAGACAACCGTTCCCTGGACCTGGACTCGGAGTACGTGTAGTCGGAGCACTTACAAGGGAAAACGTTGAAGTCTGCAGAAAAGCAAACAAAATCGTCTGCGACGAAGTTGAAGCAAGAGGACTTGACAAGGACGTATGGCAATATTTCGCAGTACTTACAGACACCAAAGTCACAGGAGTTAAGGGGGACCAAAGGGACTTCGGATACCTGGTTGTTGTTAGAATCGTGAACTCAATTGACGCCATGACCGCTTCCGTAGCGGAGCTTCCATGGGAACTGATTCAGACTATTTCAAAAAGAATAACCTCCGAAATCTCAGAAGTGACCCACGTTGCATTATCCGTAAGTGACAAGCCACCTGCAACTATCGAATTCTGTTAAACAAGAGATTTAATCTCTTTACTTTTTTTATTTTATTATGATTACCTCCAAAAACGCTTATTTGGCCAAATTAACAGAGCAAATCCAAATGAAGTCTGTTAAT
This genomic interval from Methanobrevibacter millerae contains the following:
- the guaA gene encoding glutamine-hydrolyzing GMP synthase, with the protein product MLGPKEFIEDAIQKIKDQIGDEKAIIALSGGVDSSVCSVLVQEAIGDNLTAVFVDHGLLRAGEVEQVTNTFKDRLNFKFVDASDEFMDQLAGVDDPEEKRKIIGRVFIEVFEREAIESGAKFLVQGTIAPDWIETKGEIKSHHNLALPSGMELELCEPIRDLYKDEVREIGDELGLPATTVYRQPFPGPGLGVRVVGALTRENVEVCRKANKIVCDEVEARGLDKDVWQYFAVLTDTKVTGVKGDQRDFGYLVVVRIVNSIDAMTASVAELPWELIQTISKRITSEISEVTHVALSVSDKPPATIEFC